A window of Acropora muricata isolate sample 2 chromosome 6, ASM3666990v1, whole genome shotgun sequence genomic DNA:
TGCAATTACTGCTAAATTTACCCGTTATGATTAGAAAAAGTTTTGAAGTAAACTACCTCAGTAAATGTAGGTCAGTGCATATTGGTGTAGGCAAATGCAGATGAATGGAGGTCGGTGCGTATTAGTGTAGATAAATGCAATTGAATGTAAATCAGTGCATATTGGTGTAGGTAAATGCAGGTAAATGTAGGTTAGTGCATACGAGTGTAGGTAAATGCAGATGAATGTCGATCACTGCGTATTAGTGAAGGTAAATGCAGATGACTGTAGGTCAGTGCATAGGAGTGTAGGTAAATGCAGGTGAATGTAGGTCAGTGCGCATTAGTGTAGGGGAATGCAGTTGAATGTAAGTCAGTGTATATTGGTTTGGGTAAATGCAGATCAATGTAGGGGAGTGCGTATTAGTGTAGGTAAATGCAAATGAATGTAGGTTAATGCACACGAGTGTAGGTAAATGCATAGGAATGTAGTTTGTTGCATGTTAGTGTAGGTTAGGGCCTAGGTAGGTAAATACACGCAAATGTAAGTATTTGCATAGGAGTGTATGTAAGCGAGGAAGTCAGTAAGCGATTGTATATTGTACTCTCTGTGATATTATATATGACGTGGTTGACTATTAGTGCTCTATGTGGGAGCTACCATGACTTTCTtgccagaaaaaatctcgatttttcaagaaatcTTGCCTTTTTTCTGCTACGGTGACattttcctccctaatacgcgggaacctctaggatgcctccttgggttttggccgtctgggctaaacccctgcgggggcaataatggggagcttaagcatgcaacgtttttgagccatggacggcaaccggaagtgaacatttcgcatgccaggacattggtctctcccagattttcaaactaatcgtatccattagtgaaaagagacttaacaacattaaagtggtagtgtgaagagatgttaaatacgaaaacagcacacttccggttgccgtgcgtggctcaaaaacgttgcatgcttaagctccccaataATAGTTATGAGACAGAGACGGTGTATTGGATGAGAAACAATTTATGTGGGAAATCTTTGCCCGGCGTGAGATTCTTGTTTTCTTCGTACTCAGCATGACTGAATGGCCCTCATAAAATAGTGTTGGTTTTTACATACCTGGCATACTCGGTATTTGGTTCGCTAGAGATTTTATCTACTACACTTAAACATTTTCTCGTGTCGTTATGTCTTAAAAATATTCGGTAagaataaaagcaacaaagttCAATGCACAATAATAACCataaaaaatttttaaataattgatTCTTAACATTCATAATGTCATTCCGTACAATAATTTTTCTACACATAACGAGAATGAATATCGATAAAAAGTCTTTCTTTGTGAACCTCGTTTTCGATTTGATGTTTTTGACATACTTCAAACTGAATTAACATGAGCGAGGCCGTGATATTGTGTCTAACCTAATCAAAGACGTACAGATTAATACCTGAAGACTCCTTTGTAAGTTCATCGTCACCATACACAAAGCCCCAACCACACTACGTGCGTAACAATAACATTTACTCGCCATTACCGAGCAACTTCCCTTCTTTAATCCTGATACTTTTCCaactttttccttcctttttccTCGATGCGGACAtattctcattattattattattattattattatcattattaatgacATGATCGTGAGACAGGTCACGAGCACGAAGCAACGTTTTTCATGTTTCCATTGGCCTTTATTTCAATTGATGACTCTCTGCGTCATGTTTTCATGCCCATTCCATATCAAACGCTTCATAATCGTAGACTGGAACAGTTATAATAACGGAACTTGTATAGCGCTCATATCAAAAATTCATGGCGCttcacaataaaagaaaataaatatcaaacttATATACAAGCAGTAATAAAATGTCATTTCTCATTAAAGATCACTTAAGaccaaatgaaagaaagtttttaaataaatggcttttcagttctttcttgAAAGATTGAATTGAAGAACTTTTCCTAATTTGAAGTGGAAGATTATTCCATAGTTTGGGTCCAGCAACACTGAAAGATCTGTCACCGTAGGTCACCAGACGAGATCTTTGTTCTTTTAGATACTCCATGGTTGTAGATCTAAGGGAACGTGACGTTTTTCTCGGTTTTATGACGTTAGCCAAGTATGGGGGAGCCATATCATGCAAGCACTTGTACACCATGAGCAATATCTTAAACATAATTCGGAAACAGACGGGAAGCCAGTGCAATTTTATCAAAACTGGAGTAACATGATCAAATTTGCTCGCTTGCACTACTAATCTTGCCGCACTGTTCTGAATACACTGAAgtcttttcaaaagatatttcgGGAGACCATAGTAGAGTGAGTTGCAATAGTCCAACTTAGAGGTGATAAATGCATGGACCACACTCTCTGTTGCAGAATCAGTAAGATAATTTCTAATCTTAGCAATGTTCCTGATGAAGTAGAATGAGGACTTACAGACTTGCTTGATTTGATCATGGCAACACAGGTACTTATCAAATTTAAAGCCAAGGTTGGTGGCAGTTGAGGAAACATGTATCATATCATCACCAATTTGAATTATCGGAGGATCAATGTAGGCTTTGAATTTAGAGTGAATTAGCAtaatttcagttttgtcttgATTCAACTTCAGATCGTTTGCTTGCATCCACCTTTTTATATCTGCCACACACCTCTCTATGCATTCCTTTGCATCCAAAAGCTGTTGATGAGAATTATGATTAAAGGCAATGTATAGTTGGGAGTCATCCGCATAGAAGTGATAACTCAACCCATAGCTCTTGATGATGTCAGCTACCGGGGACGTATACAAGACATACAAAATCGGACCAAGCACCGATCCTTGAGGCACTCCAACGTTTTGATCCCAAACAGAAGAAACAGCATTATTGATTGCAACAAACTGTTTCCTATTAGTCAGATATGAATTGAACCACTTCAACAACAGTTATCTGTCCTCGAATTGTGTGAATGCGTGACGAAATAATTTTCATGCGGACACAATAAATTTCAAGGttgattttgaaattttagtttccaagccGTTTAGGGCTAGGCGAATGTTTCTACAGAAACAATCCGGAGAGTGTAACGACCGTTTTCAGAGGGGAACCCTCAGCTGAAATTAAATTTTCGTTGATATCTTGATTTCTGCCGGCTTCTGGCAAATTTAGTCTATCCTAGCCTCAAACTAACTTCGCTTGAGGGCAATTCCTTATATAATTATACATCACATGCCTTGTAGAGACACTTGCTCTTCGGCCATCCAAGTTTCGTAAGAAAAGCAACACGCAAGGCGGTGATAAatattgtgaagcaatgcatttcactCACTCCTCGCAAAAAATCAGGTGAATCTCATTCGCACCCTCACCTACGTGAAGATTTGCGAAAATTTCTCCTTCGAAACGGTTACTACCCTCGTGGAATAATAAACAGTAACATCAACGacggtttaaaaaaaaaacgaaacaaaccCAAGAGCCCTGTCTTTATCGTTCTAAAGAAAGACAATTTGTTACCGTATTTAGGTTTGGAGAGCAACAAGATCTCTAAACGCCCTAAATCCTTTgttagtatacaactatcccccgaaggggaggtgaatagtggtggatgtataccgagacgcgaagcgtcgaggtatttatccaccgctcttcaccgaccctgagggggatagttgtttttctatttaccaaatcagatggataaaaaaacgcttcttcaatttcttcttctaaaaccttcccgaaacgacgcgccatttctctccgttcgcaaaacagtgaatatccaaggatatttcAAGTTACGGGAACcgatcaaaacgcgcgaaaattgctatccaccgatttggtaaatactaataagtCTTATCCTATTGTTATcctaaaagttatttttctCAACACTAGTCGCATCAAAGCTTTCTTGCCAAACAAAGATCGCCTGAATCGTTCCCAAAGGTCTAAAGTCGTTTACAAGGCAAGTTGCTGGGATGGAGACTTCAAGATAGGAAAGCTGAACATTTTAAAGCCATCGCAAAACAATAACACCTATCTAACCAGGACAATGAAGGGGTACATATGAAACTGCAATTTACCtttaaattactgagatctttcTAACCAGGGACAAGTTGGCACTTTCttaataaggagcttaagcaaacacgacgtcgacggaagcgagaacgtcatctgaaaatgtaacttcgcgtttctgcaatcatttttcaattattcaaagtcattttgccttgaaaaatgtgttccaactattttggaattaaattggaaccagcgcttgggacataagaagacaacatttgaacatttgtcatcatatgctcatatgctcacgtcgtccacacaactgcaaaacatgtcatttcacctcgtagaaagaacgagaacgtaagatgaaaaatgcacgtgcaaagcgtgcaaaaataatgtttttcattgtcagatatgcaaatttatggggtttttgttgccgtggtAGTCGTGGTtgcctaagctccctattacttTCACAAGCACAGTTAAATATATTCGTATgccaagtgaaaaaaatcacgAAAAGGTGACCTTCCATAGCTATCTCTGCTTATGTACCCTGGTAACCAGAGGATGTCTCTTCTTTTCAAGCACGATCCAAAAccaagccaaaaaagaaaaacctggCCCTCAGGCTTCAGGCTCCTTGTTTGTGCTCATAACAATTCTCATGAAGCGATAAAACTACCCACAGTTGAATAAATTGCCTTTAAAGCTACGAAGGTCATTCTTCGTTTCATTCTTCGTTTCCGCAATTAATGAATACTTTATTTCATATTCATTATTCCAAGGTATGATCATTTGCTTGCCTTATGCTCCAGTCTCTTGAACTTTCTTTTGCCGAAGATACTACAAGAGGAGACAATTAACTGAACTCTTGTTACGTCGTCAGTTAGTCCCTTGAAAACGTCTTTCCTGTCCTGCAAGAATTTGCTAACATAAGCGGGAAAATGAAATAAAGCAACCCTTCAGCTGCTACGGTGACCAGCTCTGTTGTAAATTAAATTTCGTTTACCACTTGCTTTTGGCCCGGAAATAGAACATAGCAACACATTTTCCCTTTGAATCACACGAGatctttaaaacaaatatttactTCAAGTtgatcaaattgaaaatttcatgtcTCTTTCGGCCCAGAATACTAAAAAATCTACGAATcatgttgtttgctttcaaCCGAGTAACCTAGGCCTCTGTCTTGTgattttttagggaaaaaaattacaCAAAGTTAACTCATCGACTACGGAAGATATTTTTGAGGGTATCTAGGTGCTTGTGGAGCGTTGTGGGTGTTTACGCGTTTAAACACTAAATTTTAATTTCACTTACTCACCGACCGGACACCAcggtttctttaaaaactaaccCGGCCTTCATTCATGAAACAGTTAAAGACCCAGTATTGCCCATTACGCATTGCGCGCTTGCGATCATTGGCGGccattttcttgatgttgaaaaatcTGGAAAGTGGTGTTCGTCTCTGAAATCCGTTTACATCCGTTATTTTACTATTATAGCATTGCTCATAGGTATTGATTCGCGTACACCAATTATTAAGGAACACTTTCAACAGTTTCTTTGTGGAGTTTGTGCAAATATTTGCCTTTAAAGTAGACGTGAAGTGACGATCGATGGCGAATCCGTCGAGAGGAAGACCGCGTTTATCGGGTTCGGTCCGCCAGATTAGGCTGCGATCATCGGTGTTTTTGTTGTGGAATGCGCGCAAGGCCTCACTTGGTTTTGGTGGAGCCAGTAACAGTGAATTTGCGGAATTTTTACTTCATTTCCGTACGGAAGAAACATTTCAGCCTATGAGGTAAGCTGAGTTCTTTATGAAACGGTCACTAGCTTGTccaatacagtcgaaccttTCATACGTTTCGAATTTTTAAGTTACACTTTTTGATTTGACTTGTAGAGTTTTAGCGCCAGATGAATTCAGAGATGTCCCTCACAACCTGGACCCGTTGCTGAGCTCTACACCAGCAGTGCGTTCAAAGCCGAGTTATTCTGTACCAAATGTTTCTCCATTGAGACCGCCAAAGAGACGCAGGATTTGTCCTCAAAGTCCCTTGTGTAGCAAGGACGAAAGCTTGTGAGTTGTGATTGTTCTTATTGAAATcgccagtttttttccttttcgaaGTTCGTATGCTACTCACCTCTAGGTGTCGCGCCCTCCTATTGGGCTCACCAATTACCTCTTTGTTACCTACTCGGTGTGTTTCATATTTTAATAGCACTTATTATAATTCTTGCTTTCCCTTTGTAGAAATGTTGATGTTACTGGTACAAGCTCCGAATTGGGCTGCTCAATTATCAGCAGTGAGCTAGTCAGTCATCACAATGCAGTACCATCCCTAAACAGTGTTATAGGGAATCCTTACTCGTCATTCATTGGTGACCTAGACTATTCAGATAACAGTGAAAATGGCAACGGCACAAATCATTAATTTCAGTTAATTATTTAGATGAGGGGAACTAATCTTAGTCCACGAGTGGAACGCCTTTTAAGGTGTTTTTTAGCTTAAAGGCCTTTAAGCCTTTTATGGCATAAAAGCACAGTGCTGAGGCGTACTCTGCAGTGATCATGTAAGGACTTCAAGAAATGATGACGGAAGTGAcaacaaatcaatgatatgattgcttaaatgaggaaaaataatcgtgctaaaCGTATGACACGTACTTAAGGACATTTCATTTGCGTAGTCTGTCAAAAGGtgacatgaaattttcaagCGAGCCCAAAGCAGTAAATCTTGTATTGCATGCCTTAACATGAAAAGTTTAACATAGTCAGAAGTCTAATATGATGAAAACcattattttcaataaattctTCGCCAATTTCCGAGTCGTGCAACGAGATCTACATGgaaaaatctattttgaagtaacGTTTTGGTTCCAGCAGCAGTCGCAGCTTTCCCTAAAGTCTACGAGTGGTCTCTCTTGGCAGCCCTGTTTTGGGTCCCCCAAAAGACTGCGTAGAGAAATTAACCTTGTAAAGTTGGAAAATTGAGGAAGAAAATGCGACAATGTTTAGATCAATCAGACGTTTCG
This region includes:
- the LOC136919740 gene encoding uncharacterized protein, translating into MANPSRGRPRLSGSVRQIRLRSSVFLLWNARKASLGFGGASNSEFAEFLLHFRTEETFQPMRVLAPDEFRDVPHNLDPLLSSTPAVRSKPSYSVPNVSPLRPPKRRRICPQSPLCSKDESLNVDVTGTSSELGCSIISSELVSHHNAVPSLNSVIGNPYSSFIGDLDYSDNSENGNGTNH